In Paenibacillus sp. G2S3, a single window of DNA contains:
- a CDS encoding ABC transporter substrate-binding protein, with protein MKQLVNAFLAIIIAAFALMYLGSWMNSREGYSGGNTLTIYNWGDYVDPDLLKEFEKETGLTVIYQTFDSNEAMLTKVEQGGTTFDVVIPSDYAIAKMKEEDLLIPLDHSKVPNLKNIDPRFMDLSFDPGNKYSVPYFWGTVGIIFNPEMTKGMDFTSWDSLWDSRLKNNIFLVDGAREVMGMALNSLHYSVNDRDEAHLQEALTKLNKLSPNVKAIVGDEIKMLLANEEAAVGIVWSGDASEIMDENDKLDYVVPEEGSNKWFDNMVIPRTADNVDGAHKFINFMLRPDVAAKNAEYVGYSTPNIPALELLPKETSEDTRFYPPAEITDRLEVYDNLGKRMLAHYNELFLKFKMNKK; from the coding sequence ATGAAACAGCTGGTAAATGCTTTTCTGGCGATCATTATTGCGGCATTTGCGCTAATGTACTTGGGCTCCTGGATGAACTCGAGAGAAGGCTACTCCGGAGGAAATACGCTGACTATCTATAACTGGGGCGACTATGTCGATCCTGATCTGTTGAAGGAATTTGAAAAAGAGACTGGATTAACGGTCATTTACCAAACCTTTGACTCTAATGAAGCCATGCTAACTAAAGTGGAGCAGGGTGGAACTACCTTTGATGTCGTAATTCCTTCCGATTACGCCATTGCCAAGATGAAAGAAGAAGATCTGCTCATACCGCTGGATCATAGCAAGGTTCCGAATCTAAAGAATATTGATCCGCGGTTTATGGACCTTTCGTTCGATCCTGGAAACAAGTATTCCGTGCCTTACTTCTGGGGAACGGTCGGGATCATCTTCAATCCGGAAATGACCAAAGGGATGGACTTCACCAGCTGGGATTCCCTCTGGGACAGCAGGCTGAAGAACAACATCTTCTTGGTGGATGGAGCACGTGAAGTGATGGGTATGGCTTTGAACAGCCTACACTATTCCGTAAATGACCGGGACGAAGCTCACCTGCAAGAAGCGCTGACCAAGCTAAATAAGCTGTCTCCTAACGTTAAAGCGATTGTCGGAGATGAGATCAAGATGCTGCTTGCCAATGAAGAGGCTGCGGTCGGGATTGTGTGGTCTGGTGATGCTTCTGAGATCATGGACGAGAATGATAAACTGGATTATGTAGTGCCTGAGGAAGGCTCGAACAAGTGGTTTGATAACATGGTCATTCCACGAACTGCGGATAATGTGGATGGAGCGCATAAGTTCATTAACTTCATGCTTCGCCCAGATGTAGCGGCTAAGAATGCAGAATACGTAGGTTATTCCACACCTAACATTCCTGCGCTGGAGCTACTTCCGAAGGAAACTTCCGAGGATACCCGGTTCTACCCGCCTGCTGAGATTACGGATCGGCTTGAGGTGTATGATAATCTTGGCAAACGGATGCTTGCTCATTACAATGAGCTCTTCCTGAAGTTTAAGATGAATAAGAAGTAA
- a CDS encoding ABC transporter permease, giving the protein MRNKNGFSNLYLVLVFAVLYAPIFYLMYYSFNSGGTMHKFEGFTLDYYREVLQDTRLIIIMINTLVIALLSSAIATLIAIIGALAIKGVQNRRAKNTLLSLNNVLIVSPDVIIGASFLILFTIAGIKLGFVSVLLSHVAFSVPIAVLMILPHLQDMSPSLTDAARDLGASRKDVLTKVILPIIKPGIFSGFFMALTYSLDDFAVTFFVTGNGYSTLSVEIYSRARQGVSLSINALSTLIFLFTILLVVGYYFLTLKKNRQNTSEAVAEPVAEAGVPR; this is encoded by the coding sequence ATGAGAAATAAAAACGGGTTCTCCAATCTGTACCTAGTGCTAGTGTTCGCTGTTCTGTATGCGCCAATCTTTTATTTGATGTACTATTCGTTCAACAGTGGGGGGACGATGCACAAGTTCGAGGGCTTTACGCTGGATTACTACCGTGAGGTCCTTCAGGATACACGTCTGATTATTATCATGATCAACACGCTTGTAATCGCCCTTCTGTCCTCGGCTATCGCCACTCTTATCGCTATTATTGGTGCGCTGGCCATTAAAGGTGTACAGAACCGCCGTGCTAAAAACACCTTGCTATCGCTGAACAATGTATTGATCGTCAGTCCGGATGTCATTATCGGTGCATCGTTTCTGATCCTGTTCACCATTGCTGGCATCAAGCTTGGCTTCGTTTCCGTCCTGCTCTCGCATGTCGCGTTCAGTGTACCGATTGCCGTGTTGATGATTCTGCCGCATTTACAGGATATGAGTCCTTCACTGACAGATGCAGCACGTGACCTTGGGGCAAGCCGCAAGGATGTTCTGACTAAGGTTATTCTGCCGATTATCAAACCGGGGATCTTTAGTGGATTCTTCATGGCACTTACGTATTCACTGGATGACTTTGCAGTTACGTTCTTCGTAACAGGGAACGGTTATTCAACGCTATCGGTTGAGATCTATTCCAGAGCTCGGCAAGGGGTGTCACTATCCATTAATGCACTATCGACACTGATCTTCCTGTTCACGATACTGCTTGTTGTCGGTTATTACTTCTTGACCCTTAAGAAGAACCGTCAGAATACCTCGGAAGCTGTGGCGGAGCCGGTAGCGGAAGCGGGGGTGCCTAGATGA
- a CDS encoding ABC transporter permease: protein MKNKGRSYYLIPYYLWIALFVIAPVLLVIYYSLFDLDGHLTLDNYVNFFTPVYLKMTLTSFWYAFLITAFSLLVAYPAAYLLTRTKHKQLWLLLIILPTWINLLLKTYAFIGIFGTFGPINNFFDLLGIGEQQILFTGFSFVFVSVYIFIPFMILPIYSALEDLNLSLLDAARDLGASGWTTFRRVIFPLTISGVRSGCMAVFIPALSLFMITRLIAGNRVITLGTAIEQHFLVTQDWGMGSTVAVFLIAIMALFMIITGGSRRGVRNEK, encoded by the coding sequence ATGAAGAATAAGGGCAGATCGTATTATCTCATCCCTTATTACCTGTGGATCGCCTTGTTTGTAATCGCACCGGTGCTGCTTGTCATCTATTATTCTCTATTTGATCTGGATGGGCATCTTACGCTAGATAACTACGTGAACTTCTTTACGCCTGTGTATTTAAAAATGACGCTGACCTCATTCTGGTACGCGTTTCTGATTACAGCATTCTCTTTGCTGGTCGCCTATCCGGCGGCTTATCTGTTGACGAGAACGAAGCATAAGCAGCTATGGTTATTGCTGATTATTTTACCGACATGGATTAATTTGCTGCTGAAAACTTACGCTTTTATAGGCATATTTGGTACGTTCGGACCGATTAACAATTTCTTTGATCTGCTTGGAATCGGAGAACAGCAAATTTTATTTACGGGCTTCAGCTTTGTATTTGTATCTGTGTATATCTTTATCCCATTCATGATCTTGCCGATCTACAGCGCTTTGGAGGATCTCAATTTATCCTTGCTGGATGCGGCACGTGATTTGGGTGCTTCGGGCTGGACAACGTTCCGGCGCGTTATTTTTCCATTGACCATTTCGGGCGTGCGTTCCGGATGTATGGCGGTATTCATACCGGCACTATCCCTGTTTATGATTACTCGTCTGATTGCGGGCAACAGGGTTATTACGCTCGGTACTGCGATTGAGCAGCATTTTCTGGTCACGCAGGACTGGGGGATGGGCTCCACGGTTGCAGTATTTCTGATTGCTATTATGGCGCTGTTCATGATTATTACCGGCGGATCGCGGAGAGGGGTGCGGAATGAGAAATAA
- a CDS encoding aldo/keto reductase, with translation MNFKRLGNSGLQVSALGLGTNAFGKRADQETSIQIVHAALDHGINFIDTANIYAGSESERIIGLALEGRRPEAVLATKAGLVKNDGPNGSGSSRRHLMQELEDSLRRLKTDYVDLYQIHTFDPNTPLEETLRTLDDMVSSGKVRYIGASNYTAWQLMKAIGISEARGFAKYISIQCSYSLADRTPENELLSLCLDQGVGIIPYFPLAGGILTGKYNSSGSAPSGSRAETDPNFKRFLDHDRIELGNKVNQIAEELGTSSTALSLAWLMNLPAVSTVIVGATRVDQLEQNLHSISIQLNEETLSKLDTASDSFRFGEPFAFYRLP, from the coding sequence ATGAACTTTAAAAGACTTGGAAATAGCGGATTACAAGTATCCGCTTTGGGACTGGGAACGAACGCTTTTGGCAAAAGGGCAGATCAAGAAACCTCTATTCAGATTGTACATGCTGCGCTGGATCATGGAATTAATTTTATAGATACTGCTAATATTTACGCTGGCTCCGAATCTGAGCGTATTATCGGTTTAGCCTTGGAGGGGAGAAGACCTGAGGCTGTTCTCGCCACTAAAGCAGGTTTAGTTAAGAATGATGGACCTAACGGAAGTGGCTCCTCGAGGCGCCATTTGATGCAGGAATTAGAAGATAGTCTTCGCCGCCTAAAAACAGACTATGTCGATCTATACCAGATTCACACCTTTGATCCCAATACGCCACTTGAAGAGACGTTACGGACCTTGGACGATATGGTATCTTCGGGAAAAGTGCGCTATATCGGGGCTTCCAACTATACAGCATGGCAATTAATGAAGGCGATTGGAATCAGTGAGGCACGGGGCTTCGCCAAATATATTTCAATTCAGTGTAGCTATTCGTTAGCAGACCGGACCCCGGAGAATGAGCTTCTCTCCCTTTGCCTTGATCAAGGTGTAGGGATCATTCCTTATTTTCCACTAGCGGGCGGAATTCTCACAGGTAAATATAATTCAAGCGGATCCGCACCTTCAGGATCCAGAGCAGAGACCGATCCTAATTTTAAAAGATTCCTGGATCATGACCGGATCGAACTGGGGAACAAGGTGAATCAGATCGCTGAAGAACTAGGAACCTCTTCTACCGCACTTTCCTTAGCTTGGCTCATGAATCTTCCTGCCGTTTCGACGGTTATTGTTGGGGCGACACGCGTGGATCAGCTGGAACAGAATTTGCACAGTATATCCATTCAGCTTAATGAGGAAACTCTGAGCAAGCTGGATACGGCCAGTGATTCCTTCCGCTTTGGCGAGCCTTTCGCCTTTTATCGGCTCCCATAA
- a CDS encoding ABC transporter ATP-binding protein — MQEGTIISFEEVTKQYDDEDPVLKGVSFEIERGKFYTLLGPSGCGKTTILRLIAGFAEPTSGSIYLNGKVINHIPANERQVNTVFQDYALFPHLNVFENVAFGLRIKKLKNDVITKKVQEALSFVNLVGYEQRAINEMSGGQRQRVAIARAIVNEPQVLLLDEPLSALDLKLRTEMQYILREMQQRLGITFIFVTHDQEEALAMSDWIFVMNKGKIEQSGTPNDIYDEPINRFVADFIGESNIVPGVMIEDYLVEFNGSRFECFDAGLKPNESVEIVIRPEDLEISTLEQGKLRVRVDSQLFRGVHYEISCYDESGHEWLVHSTRKATVGSEIGLYFDPEAIHVMRFGETEEEFDKRLEAYGEVESHEE; from the coding sequence ATTCAGGAAGGCACCATTATTTCATTTGAAGAGGTTACCAAGCAATATGACGACGAAGATCCGGTGTTAAAAGGAGTCAGCTTTGAGATAGAGCGCGGCAAATTCTATACACTACTTGGTCCATCAGGCTGTGGTAAAACGACTATTCTACGATTGATCGCTGGGTTCGCAGAGCCAACAAGCGGTTCTATCTATTTAAACGGTAAAGTGATTAACCACATTCCAGCCAATGAGCGGCAGGTCAATACGGTATTTCAGGATTATGCATTGTTTCCACACCTGAACGTATTCGAGAATGTGGCTTTCGGACTGCGCATTAAGAAGCTTAAGAACGACGTCATCACGAAGAAGGTGCAGGAAGCGTTAAGCTTCGTTAACCTTGTGGGCTACGAGCAGCGTGCCATTAACGAAATGTCCGGTGGTCAACGGCAGCGCGTGGCTATTGCTCGTGCGATTGTGAATGAGCCGCAGGTTCTATTGCTGGACGAGCCGCTATCTGCGCTCGATCTGAAGCTGCGTACAGAGATGCAGTACATACTGCGCGAAATGCAGCAGCGACTTGGCATTACCTTCATTTTCGTTACACATGACCAGGAAGAGGCACTCGCGATGTCCGACTGGATTTTTGTCATGAATAAAGGAAAAATAGAACAAAGTGGTACACCTAATGATATTTATGATGAGCCAATTAACCGTTTCGTGGCTGATTTTATTGGCGAGTCCAACATTGTTCCGGGTGTTATGATTGAAGACTATCTGGTGGAGTTTAACGGGAGCCGCTTTGAATGTTTCGATGCCGGTCTTAAACCAAACGAATCTGTGGAGATTGTTATACGTCCTGAGGATTTGGAAATTTCAACGCTGGAACAGGGTAAGCTACGTGTGAGAGTGGATTCCCAGTTGTTCCGGGGCGTCCACTATGAAATCAGCTGTTATGATGAATCCGGACATGAATGGCTTGTGCATTCTACACGTAAGGCGACTGTAGGCAGTGAAATTGGCCTTTATTTTGATCCGGAAGCGATTCATGTTATGCGTTTTGGTGAAACGGAGGAAGAGTTCGACAAACGTCTGGAAGCTTACGGCGAGGTGGAGAGTCATGAAGAATAA
- a CDS encoding DMT family transporter, translated as MNQQKKSIILLIFLVIVWGINWPISKIALDYAPPLLFAGIRTVIGGFILILIALPKVKKLRFKQLWPIYLTSAILSIVFYYGFQTIGLQYVPAGLFSSIVFLQPVLLGIFSWLWLGESMYGLKMAGLLLGFIGVGSLSIGGLNGSISIWGIVLALASALSWALGTVYMKRNAVRVDMLWMTAMQITIGGIILLLSGSATEKWSDIIWSGTFIVDTLFIAVFVIALGWLIYFKLINEGEAGKVGSFTFLIPLISIGTSVVFLNEQITLNLVIGLLLIVCSIILVNVRIGRAAKQSV; from the coding sequence ATGAATCAGCAGAAGAAAAGCATCATCCTTCTTATATTTTTGGTGATTGTATGGGGCATTAATTGGCCTATATCCAAAATCGCTTTAGACTACGCTCCGCCCTTATTATTTGCAGGCATCCGAACCGTCATCGGCGGATTCATTCTGATTCTAATTGCACTTCCTAAGGTGAAGAAGCTCCGCTTCAAGCAGCTCTGGCCGATCTATCTGACCTCGGCTATATTAAGTATCGTGTTTTATTATGGGTTTCAGACGATTGGCTTGCAGTATGTACCCGCAGGACTGTTCTCATCCATTGTATTTCTGCAGCCAGTATTGCTAGGTATTTTTTCATGGCTGTGGTTAGGGGAGAGCATGTACGGGCTCAAAATGGCTGGCCTCTTGCTAGGGTTCATCGGAGTAGGCTCCCTCAGTATTGGAGGGCTTAACGGAAGCATCTCTATATGGGGAATTGTGCTTGCTTTAGCCAGTGCTTTGAGCTGGGCATTAGGAACGGTATATATGAAACGAAATGCTGTGCGCGTGGATATGCTATGGATGACCGCTATGCAAATAACGATAGGTGGTATCATTTTACTACTTTCGGGATCTGCGACAGAGAAGTGGTCGGATATCATCTGGAGTGGAACGTTTATAGTCGATACACTGTTTATTGCAGTCTTTGTGATCGCTTTAGGCTGGCTCATTTATTTCAAGCTGATTAACGAGGGCGAGGCAGGGAAGGTCGGATCATTCACTTTTTTGATTCCACTGATCTCGATAGGTACTAGCGTAGTTTTTTTAAATGAGCAGATTACTTTGAATCTTGTGATTGGTCTACTGCTTATTGTTTGTAGCATTATTCTGGTGAATGTGAGAATAGGGCGTGCTGCGAAGCAGTCGGTTTAG
- a CDS encoding response regulator transcription factor — MPTILVADDDANIRELVCLFLRNDGFDTAEAADGKEALAVYASKQVDLVVLDIMMPIMDGWTLCKELRKANPDLPLLMLTARGETWEKVKGFELGTDDYLTKPFDPLELTVRVRSLLKRYKIGSTQTIQFGNVILDRQTYKVTRGTESFTLPLKEFELLYKLAGTPGQVYTREQLIDQIWGIDYAGDDRTIDVHIKRLRERFATTPDFRIETVRGLGYRLEVYE, encoded by the coding sequence ATGCCTACTATACTAGTTGCTGACGACGATGCGAACATTCGCGAACTCGTCTGTTTATTTCTACGTAACGATGGATTTGACACAGCCGAAGCTGCAGACGGCAAAGAAGCGTTAGCCGTTTACGCCTCAAAGCAGGTTGATCTTGTTGTACTCGATATCATGATGCCGATTATGGATGGTTGGACATTATGCAAGGAGCTCCGAAAAGCCAATCCCGATCTTCCCTTGCTTATGCTAACTGCGAGAGGTGAAACCTGGGAGAAGGTAAAGGGCTTCGAACTGGGGACAGATGATTATTTGACGAAGCCATTTGATCCGCTGGAGTTGACGGTTCGTGTTAGGTCCTTATTGAAGCGATACAAGATTGGTTCCACGCAGACGATCCAGTTCGGCAACGTCATCCTTGATCGGCAGACTTATAAGGTGACGAGAGGGACGGAGTCATTCACGTTGCCACTCAAGGAGTTCGAATTGCTATATAAGCTCGCTGGAACACCCGGACAAGTCTATACGCGCGAGCAGCTAATCGATCAGATTTGGGGGATTGATTACGCCGGAGATGATCGAACGATAGACGTACATATTAAACGTCTACGCGAACGGTTTGCGACTACACCTGATTTTCGAATCGAGACGGTGCGGGGGCTTGGCTATCGGCTTGAGGTTTACGAATGA
- a CDS encoding LysR family transcriptional regulator, with protein sequence MNNTQIRLFVKIAESGSFTKAGVELNMTQPAVSRAISSLEAELDVKLLLRDRRNGLMLTDIGKRILVIFREILMGFDKVNQEISAERGLEKGSIRIGAFPVASAYFLPKIISSITERYPNITISLQEGSIAEVREWLESKEIDVGLLLAPCETFETIPLYREKLYAVIRDDHPLHKRSVIGVRELAGEPMLICKAGYEPPVVDLFRRSNSHLNVKYVVNNYATALNMVQEGLAVGVMSELSLLSLPPNVVTRELQPDAYRDIHIAVSSLTDTSIAVKMFMETALELFTKPKKMDDEEC encoded by the coding sequence ATGAACAATACTCAAATTCGTTTGTTCGTCAAAATCGCGGAGAGCGGTAGTTTTACCAAGGCTGGTGTAGAACTGAATATGACCCAACCTGCTGTCAGTCGAGCAATTTCCTCTCTAGAAGCCGAACTGGATGTAAAGCTATTACTTCGAGATCGACGGAATGGCCTAATGCTTACTGACATCGGCAAGCGTATCCTTGTTATTTTTCGTGAAATTCTAATGGGCTTTGATAAGGTCAATCAGGAGATTTCTGCGGAACGGGGACTTGAGAAGGGAAGCATTCGAATTGGGGCTTTTCCTGTGGCTTCTGCCTATTTTTTACCGAAGATTATTAGCTCTATCACTGAAAGATATCCGAATATTACGATTAGCCTGCAGGAGGGTTCTATCGCCGAAGTTAGAGAATGGCTGGAATCCAAAGAAATTGATGTTGGCTTATTGCTCGCTCCTTGCGAGACGTTCGAAACCATCCCATTATATAGGGAAAAGTTGTACGCCGTAATCAGAGATGACCATCCCCTGCATAAGCGGTCAGTCATAGGTGTGAGAGAATTAGCGGGTGAGCCTATGTTGATCTGTAAAGCAGGCTATGAACCGCCGGTGGTCGATTTATTCCGCAGAAGCAACAGCCATCTGAATGTAAAATATGTGGTTAATAACTATGCAACAGCGCTTAATATGGTTCAGGAGGGGCTGGCTGTGGGTGTGATGTCTGAGTTATCTTTGTTATCTTTACCGCCAAATGTAGTGACCCGCGAACTGCAGCCCGACGCCTACAGAGATATACATATCGCGGTTAGTTCGCTTACCGATACCTCCATTGCTGTAAAGATGTTCATGGAGACAGCTCTAGAGCTTTTTACTAAGCCTAAAAAAATGGATGATGAGGAGTGCTGA
- a CDS encoding FUSC family protein: MIMNEGLQDRLEKYGFSLYMIRITLAASLSWVAVHSIYGSQYLYFAPLAAILITQASVKASLEKGIYRLIGIILGGIVSLVVGQFFDVGGLSILLILLIGIGIATACKMNIQAVSQVGVTSVLALTFYQNDYVLWRIGETFIGVLIALAINMIIVPPNRFVKVKALAFEGSLLLADALKDLVGVRRDSPKDNLLEEAGKLLSNSSREQKEMFYTLTHYQCRGELKGLIQATSHLKSIHSYVQEIADEIRLLPAHHASSDWMKEVLEATADCIALYGTRTLSDAECQHSLADCIQRARDLQLTSFSELQGNCSLPSIRDLGAVFSHLNRVLEEVERAKSATYIVATRPSTAEVARALRFIKKGLSQKL, encoded by the coding sequence ATGATAATGAACGAGGGGTTACAAGACCGCCTTGAAAAATATGGTTTCTCACTTTATATGATACGAATTACGCTGGCTGCTTCACTTTCATGGGTCGCGGTACACAGCATATATGGTAGCCAATATTTATATTTTGCACCACTTGCGGCCATCCTCATCACCCAAGCCAGCGTTAAAGCATCGCTCGAAAAAGGAATCTACCGCCTGATCGGCATTATTCTTGGCGGTATCGTTAGCCTAGTTGTTGGCCAGTTTTTTGATGTAGGTGGACTTTCTATCCTGCTCATTCTACTTATCGGAATTGGTATCGCCACTGCCTGTAAGATGAACATTCAGGCTGTCTCACAGGTGGGTGTCACTTCCGTCCTAGCTCTTACTTTTTACCAGAATGACTACGTGCTTTGGAGAATAGGGGAAACATTCATTGGTGTGCTGATCGCCCTGGCCATCAATATGATTATCGTGCCGCCGAACAGGTTCGTCAAGGTAAAAGCATTGGCATTCGAAGGAAGTCTTCTACTTGCGGATGCATTAAAGGATCTCGTAGGCGTAAGACGTGATTCTCCGAAAGACAATTTGCTGGAGGAAGCAGGTAAACTCCTGTCGAATAGCAGCCGGGAACAGAAAGAAATGTTCTATACCCTCACACATTATCAGTGCCGTGGTGAACTGAAGGGACTCATACAAGCTACTTCACATTTGAAGAGCATTCATTCTTACGTCCAAGAAATTGCAGACGAAATTCGCCTTCTACCCGCGCATCATGCCTCTTCTGACTGGATGAAGGAAGTGTTAGAGGCAACTGCAGATTGTATTGCGCTTTATGGAACTAGAACTTTATCAGACGCCGAGTGCCAGCATTCTCTTGCCGATTGCATACAACGCGCTCGAGACCTGCAACTGACTAGTTTCTCTGAACTACAAGGAAATTGTTCGCTTCCAAGCATTCGTGATCTTGGTGCGGTCTTCAGTCACTTAAACCGGGTGCTGGAGGAAGTAGAACGCGCTAAATCTGCTACTTACATCGTCGCCACTCGGCCCTCAACAGCTGAAGTCGCACGCGCTTTACGTTTTATTAAAAAGGGACTCTCTCAGAAGCTATAA
- a CDS encoding HAMP domain-containing sensor histidine kinase translates to MIKSLYTRVVLTFLISVIGGTLIALFVTTWVFQDKLNENLRIPLLRFGQDIARIYEALPLREADALVSGMKQLDSYHIRIYDENGQYHSYGVLNGESPVTVTKEQLKKVLEGQAVQVKPNMASSNLLGLPLKTDMGTKAMFVEPLVPPTMSSTRNLLFTFLAYSLITGSVLILVASMFLVRPIKRLTKATRRIATGDFNVELNIKQTGELGTLANSFEEMMHDLQQLEQMRREFVTNVSHEVQSPLTSISGYAIALKKVALTEDERNRYLDIIIAEAERMSKMSDSLLKLSVLESQAQQLRLITFSLDEQIRRVIVAIQPQWSARNISFELDLKPVIVWADHDLLSQVWTNLLGNSIKFSKDDSVINISIKQDLNNVTVRISDNGIGISPEDQERIFERFFKADRSHSRKYGGSGMGLAIVKQIVSLHKGDIRVESEPGQGTTIIITLPIIASTA, encoded by the coding sequence ATGATCAAATCCTTGTACACGCGTGTTGTTCTGACCTTTCTGATCTCCGTGATCGGAGGCACATTGATTGCTTTATTTGTAACGACCTGGGTATTTCAAGATAAATTAAACGAAAACCTGCGTATTCCCTTACTTCGCTTTGGTCAGGACATTGCCCGCATATACGAAGCCTTACCGTTACGTGAGGCGGATGCACTCGTAAGTGGAATGAAGCAGCTTGATTCCTATCATATTCGAATTTACGATGAGAACGGCCAGTACCACTCTTACGGAGTGCTTAATGGAGAGAGCCCTGTTACCGTGACTAAGGAGCAATTAAAGAAAGTATTGGAAGGGCAAGCTGTTCAAGTTAAACCGAATATGGCTTCTTCCAACCTCTTAGGGCTGCCTTTGAAAACGGATATGGGAACGAAGGCGATGTTTGTGGAGCCGCTTGTGCCTCCTACTATGTCTTCTACGAGGAATTTGCTATTTACTTTTTTGGCGTATTCGTTAATAACGGGAAGCGTGTTGATACTAGTCGCTTCCATGTTTCTAGTGAGACCGATCAAAAGGCTGACAAAGGCAACTAGGCGAATAGCAACTGGGGACTTCAACGTCGAATTGAATATTAAGCAGACGGGTGAGCTAGGTACCTTGGCTAATAGCTTCGAGGAAATGATGCACGATCTGCAGCAGCTAGAGCAAATGCGCAGGGAGTTCGTAACGAATGTATCGCATGAGGTTCAGTCTCCGCTCACCTCCATATCTGGTTATGCTATTGCGCTCAAGAAAGTTGCCCTCACAGAGGATGAACGGAATCGTTATCTTGATATTATTATTGCTGAAGCGGAGCGGATGTCCAAGATGAGCGATAGTCTGTTAAAGCTGAGTGTGCTTGAATCGCAAGCCCAACAACTGCGACTTATCACGTTCAGTTTGGATGAGCAGATCAGACGAGTAATCGTGGCGATACAGCCTCAATGGTCGGCACGCAACATCAGTTTTGAGCTTGATTTGAAACCAGTAATCGTATGGGCTGACCATGATTTGTTAAGTCAGGTGTGGACGAATCTCCTTGGAAATAGTATCAAATTCTCCAAGGATGACAGTGTGATTAACATCAGCATCAAACAAGATTTGAACAATGTAACCGTCAGAATATCCGACAATGGCATTGGTATTTCTCCCGAGGACCAAGAGCGTATATTTGAACGCTTCTTTAAGGCTGATCGTTCCCACAGTCGCAAGTATGGCGGTAGCGGTATGGGACTAGCTATTGTTAAACAGATCGTATCGCTTCATAAAGGGGATATCCGAGTGGAAAGCGAACCCGGCCAAGGAACGACTATCATCATTACCTTGCCAATTATAGCGTCCACAGCGTAA